Genomic segment of Paenibacillus sp. FSL R5-0623:
AGCAAGAAAGCTAACAAAAAACCGAGAATTGGTACAGAAAAAATGACACTTCTCGATTACATTATTTTTGCCGTATTACTAGTGCTTGCCCTGATGATCCTGATTCCGTTCTGGAATGTCATCATGATCTCGTTTGCAACACAAAAAGAATATGCTGACAATCCATTTTTGATGTTCCCTAAAGAATGGACATTGGATTCCTACAAGGCATTGTTCGCTGACGGAACGATTCTGACGGGGTACAAAAATACAATTATATTGCTAGTCATCGGCTTGCCACTCAGCTTGTTCCTGACAACAAGCATGGCATATGGCCTTAGTCGCAACAAATTTCCGTTTAAGAAATTTCTCTTTTTCCTGGTATTGTTCACCATGATCTTTAATGGTGGTATCGTGCCGCTGTACCTGATCATGAAATCACTTCATCTTACAGGTACGCTGTGGTCCGTTATCCTGGCGGGAAGCTTCAGTGCGTTTAACATGATTCTGATGATGAACTATTTCTACACCTTGCCTGAATCACTCATGGAATCGGCGAGACTGGATGGAGCCGGAGAGTGGAGAATTTTGTTCTCTGTTGTTCTTCCGCTGGCTACACCAATTATGGCTACAATCACGTTATTCTACGGTGTGGCTTACTGGAACAGTTGGTATGATGCGATGATATTCCTTCGAAAAGCGGATCAGTTACCGCTCCAGAATGTACTCCGAAATATTATCGTGACATCTACGACGAATGCATCCAATGCATCCAGTGTGGATGCTGCCCAGGCAAGCAACTTCTCAATGGGCATGAAGATGGCGGCTGTATTTGTCACCATGGTACCAATTATGTGTTTCTTCCCAATGCTGCAAAAACACTTTGCCAAAGGGGTATTAACAGGGGCAATCAAGACCTGATATACGTATAGGATTTTTCAATAAAATTCTACTAAAAAACATGGGGGTAAAACATGAAAACGAACAAAAAGTTGTCAGTAAGAGCTCTCTTTGCCATCACGCTTAGTGTAGTTATGCTGATGGTGACCGCTTGTTCCAGCCAAGGAGCTTCAGGTGGTAACGAAAAAGATGCAGAGGGAAATTACAAAGACAACCTGACCAT
This window contains:
- a CDS encoding carbohydrate ABC transporter permease; the encoded protein is MSKKANKKPRIGTEKMTLLDYIIFAVLLVLALMILIPFWNVIMISFATQKEYADNPFLMFPKEWTLDSYKALFADGTILTGYKNTIILLVIGLPLSLFLTTSMAYGLSRNKFPFKKFLFFLVLFTMIFNGGIVPLYLIMKSLHLTGTLWSVILAGSFSAFNMILMMNYFYTLPESLMESARLDGAGEWRILFSVVLPLATPIMATITLFYGVAYWNSWYDAMIFLRKADQLPLQNVLRNIIVTSTTNASNASSVDAAQASNFSMGMKMAAVFVTMVPIMCFFPMLQKHFAKGVLTGAIKT